One segment of Nostoc piscinale CENA21 DNA contains the following:
- a CDS encoding type II toxin-antitoxin system RelE/ParE family toxin, with the protein MTYRIEISPTAKADVENIFLWMKDYSVDQAHRWVRGCYEIMLTLENFPNR; encoded by the coding sequence ATGACATACCGGATTGAAATCTCACCCACAGCCAAAGCAGATGTCGAAAATATTTTTTTGTGGATGAAAGATTACTCCGTCGATCAAGCTCATCGGTGGGTTAGAGGTTGCTACGAAATCATGCTAACCTTGGAAAACTTTCCGAATCGTTGA
- a CDS encoding AAA family ATPase — MNFREEFKLLLRARYPLIYIPTYEEERVEAAIREEAANQGNRPVYTWDFVDGYQGNPNDANFGRRNPLQALEFLEKLPAAAPAVVILRDYHRFLDDVAIARKLRNFARLLKSQPKNIVLLSPRIAIPDDLTEVLTVVEFPLPAAPEIKTEIERLLQTTGNSLSGKVLDDLVRSCQGLSMERIRRVLARAIATHGELQPEDVDLVLEEKRQTIRQTQILDFYPATEQISDIGGLDNLKDWLLRRGGSFTERARQYGLPHPRGLLLVGIQGTGKSLTAKAIAHHWHLPLLRLDVGRLFGGLVGESELRTRQMIQVAEALAPCILWIDEIDKAFSGLGSKGDAGTTSRVFGTFITWLAEKTSPVFVVATANDIQALPPEMLRKGRFDEIFFVGLPSQEERKAIFNVHLSRLRPHNLKSYDIDRLAYETPDFSGAEIEQTLIEAMHIGFSQNRDFNTDDILEAASQIIPLARTAVEQIQKLQEWAAAGRARLASKHSPLSDAFGKLR, encoded by the coding sequence ATGAACTTCCGTGAAGAGTTTAAATTGCTGCTACGCGCCCGTTACCCGTTAATTTACATTCCCACCTACGAAGAAGAACGGGTAGAAGCAGCCATCAGGGAAGAAGCCGCCAATCAAGGTAATCGCCCTGTTTATACTTGGGATTTTGTCGATGGCTATCAAGGAAACCCCAATGATGCGAATTTTGGGCGACGCAATCCCCTACAAGCTTTAGAATTTTTAGAGAAATTACCAGCCGCAGCACCCGCCGTAGTGATTTTACGAGACTATCATCGTTTTTTAGATGATGTGGCGATCGCCCGCAAACTCCGCAATTTTGCCCGACTTTTAAAATCACAACCAAAAAATATTGTGTTGTTATCACCGCGCATCGCCATTCCTGACGACTTAACCGAAGTTTTAACGGTTGTGGAATTTCCTTTACCCGCCGCGCCGGAAATTAAAACCGAGATAGAACGGTTACTGCAAACTACTGGTAACTCTCTATCTGGCAAGGTTTTAGATGACTTGGTGCGCTCCTGTCAAGGGCTGTCTATGGAACGCATTCGGCGGGTTTTGGCGAGAGCGATCGCAACTCATGGTGAATTACAACCAGAAGATGTAGATTTAGTATTAGAAGAAAAGCGTCAAACCATCCGCCAAACCCAAATTCTTGATTTTTACCCCGCCACTGAGCAAATTTCTGACATTGGTGGACTTGATAATCTCAAAGATTGGCTGTTGCGGCGTGGTGGTTCATTTACCGAACGAGCGCGTCAGTATGGCTTACCCCATCCCCGTGGTTTGTTGTTGGTGGGGATTCAAGGAACAGGAAAATCTTTAACAGCTAAAGCGATCGCTCATCACTGGCACTTACCTTTGTTACGCTTAGACGTAGGGCGGTTATTTGGCGGTTTAGTAGGGGAATCAGAGTTACGCACACGCCAAATGATTCAGGTAGCCGAAGCCCTCGCCCCCTGTATCTTGTGGATTGATGAAATAGATAAAGCCTTTTCGGGGCTGGGTAGCAAAGGTGACGCAGGTACAACTAGCCGGGTATTTGGCACTTTTATCACCTGGTTAGCAGAGAAAACCTCACCTGTATTTGTTGTGGCTACAGCCAATGACATTCAAGCCTTACCGCCAGAAATGTTGCGAAAAGGGCGATTTGATGAAATTTTCTTTGTTGGTTTACCTTCTCAAGAAGAAAGAAAAGCAATTTTTAACGTTCATTTATCCAGATTGCGCCCTCATAACTTGAAAAGCTATGACATCGATAGGTTAGCTTATGAAACACCTGATTTTTCTGGGGCGGAAATTGAGCAAACTTTGATTGAAGCTATGCACATTGGATTTAGCCAAAACCGTGATTTTAACACCGACGATATTTTAGAAGCCGCCAGCCAAATCATCCCCTTAGCGCGAACGGCTGTAGAACAAATTCAAAAACTACAAGAATGGGCGGCGGCTGGGAGAGCGCGTCTCGCCTCAAAACACAGCCCCCTCAGCGATGCTTTCGGCAAGCTACGCTAA
- a CDS encoding helix-turn-helix domain-containing protein — MGMIRLKIREFAAEKGWTLKEVSDRSGVVYSTLRTYARSPGLATVDFTAIQKLARTFDVMIEELVEVVQE; from the coding sequence ATGGGAATGATTCGCCTGAAGATTCGAGAGTTTGCTGCGGAGAAAGGCTGGACGCTGAAAGAAGTCTCTGACCGTTCTGGTGTAGTTTACAGCACTCTCAGAACTTACGCGCGATCGCCGGGACTAGCAACTGTAGATTTTACAGCCATTCAAAAGTTAGCCAGGACTTTTGATGTGATGATTGAGGAATTGGTCGAAGTTGTTCAAGAATAA
- a CDS encoding S1 RNA-binding domain-containing protein has protein sequence MNSESKLSQKANSSFTMDDFAQALEKHDYQFQKGQVVHGKVFQLDPDGAYVDIGGKSSAYIPRDEASLRAVTDLSEVLPLHEELEFLIIREQDAEGQVTLSRRQLEIQHIWEKVAQMQENSQTVEVRVTGVNKGGVTVDFQSLRGFIPRSHLAERDNLEALKGHTLTAGFLEVDRNNKKLILSQRLATRSSNFSLLEIGQLVEGKVTGIKPFGVFVDLNGMSALLHIKQVSQKFIESLEKVFQVGQTIKAVIIDLDEGKGRVAISTRILENFPGEILENLDEVMASAEARAHRAANKAAE, from the coding sequence ATGAATTCCGAATCGAAACTTTCTCAAAAAGCCAATTCGTCGTTTACAATGGACGATTTTGCTCAAGCACTAGAAAAACACGACTACCAGTTTCAAAAGGGACAGGTGGTTCACGGTAAAGTGTTCCAGCTTGACCCAGATGGTGCTTATGTTGATATTGGTGGCAAGTCGTCGGCTTATATTCCCCGCGATGAGGCTTCTTTGAGAGCTGTTACCGATTTATCGGAGGTACTGCCTTTACATGAAGAATTAGAGTTTTTGATTATCCGCGAACAAGATGCAGAAGGTCAAGTAACTCTTTCTCGCCGACAGTTAGAAATTCAACATATCTGGGAAAAAGTCGCGCAAATGCAAGAAAATTCCCAGACGGTAGAAGTCCGGGTAACAGGTGTGAATAAAGGTGGTGTCACCGTTGATTTTCAATCTTTGCGCGGGTTTATTCCGCGATCGCATTTAGCAGAACGTGATAACTTAGAAGCACTCAAGGGTCACACGTTAACAGCTGGCTTTTTGGAAGTAGACCGCAACAATAAAAAACTTATTCTTTCTCAACGTTTAGCAACTCGTTCGAGTAATTTCAGTTTGTTAGAAATTGGTCAGCTAGTTGAAGGTAAAGTAACTGGGATTAAACCATTCGGAGTGTTTGTTGATTTAAATGGCATGAGTGCCTTGCTACATATTAAGCAAGTCAGCCAAAAATTCATTGAATCTCTCGAAAAAGTCTTTCAAGTCGGTCAAACAATTAAAGCTGTCATTATTGACTTGGATGAAGGCAAAGGTAGAGTTGCCATTTCTACAAGAATTTTAGAAAATTTCCCTGGCGAAATTCTAGAAAATCTCGATGAAGTCATGGCTTCAGCCGAAGCACGCGCTCATCGTGCGGCAAATAAAGCTGCTGAATAG
- a CDS encoding peptidoglycan-binding domain-containing protein — protein MEAIGYLHVASAYEASENIEIVPIKLEFKFWHWPKLSSPVAMRLLSVALTIGILNLADQTFALQQVGSRGTAVTNIQQCLKNLGYFNGPVTGTFANLTRQAVSSFQKARGLAVDGIVGARTQQALQQSCQSGTPSESSNGQLRFGSRGTAVAQLQQNLRDLGYFTGPKTGYFGSQTQQALIRFQQASRIPANGVFDSRTAQTLQSNLSVGGEYPTLAEGSRGPAVTKLQQRLRDLGYFKMNPTGNYRSITKNAVIAFQRKAGLPATGVANAQTWDALYNPPVSSSPNTSSQQVRDVQQLLGDLGYYYGAPTGTVGTLTRNAVVEFQRDNKLTADGIIDAQLVKAVRQVWTARYSNQPTRVVLSMGAKGENVKAVQERLSQLGYFNRSLDGVFGEYTKAAVVEFQKEYRLNPTGKVDAQTWQALGFDNSVALNRPVSNRYYVAAVPLQNSDTLDKVRRFVPNAFPDVSMSGNYVNAGAFSDRSVAENLTKMLRSKGLNAKVQFL, from the coding sequence ATGGAAGCCATTGGTTATCTTCATGTCGCCTCAGCCTACGAAGCCTCGGAAAACATAGAGATTGTCCCGATAAAATTAGAATTTAAATTTTGGCATTGGCCTAAGCTGTCTAGCCCTGTGGCAATGCGGCTTTTATCTGTAGCACTGACTATCGGAATTTTAAACCTAGCTGACCAAACTTTCGCACTTCAGCAAGTAGGTAGTCGTGGTACAGCAGTTACAAACATTCAGCAGTGCTTAAAAAATTTAGGTTATTTTAATGGCCCTGTAACTGGCACATTTGCGAATTTAACTCGACAAGCCGTGAGTAGCTTTCAAAAAGCGCGAGGGCTGGCTGTTGATGGAATTGTAGGTGCTAGGACTCAGCAAGCTTTACAACAATCATGCCAAAGTGGGACTCCTAGTGAAAGTAGCAATGGACAATTGCGTTTTGGTAGTAGAGGTACAGCAGTTGCTCAGTTACAACAAAATCTCCGGGATTTAGGTTATTTTACAGGCCCCAAAACTGGCTATTTTGGCTCACAAACTCAGCAAGCACTCATCCGATTTCAACAAGCTTCTCGAATTCCGGCTAACGGAGTTTTTGATAGTAGAACAGCCCAAACACTACAAAGTAATTTAAGTGTTGGTGGCGAATATCCTACTCTGGCGGAAGGTAGCCGCGGCCCAGCAGTCACCAAACTGCAACAACGTTTGCGAGATTTGGGCTACTTTAAGATGAATCCCACCGGGAATTATAGAAGCATCACTAAAAATGCTGTCATTGCCTTTCAACGCAAAGCAGGTTTACCCGCCACTGGGGTTGCGAATGCCCAAACTTGGGATGCACTGTATAATCCTCCGGTTTCTAGTAGCCCAAATACTTCCAGTCAGCAAGTAAGAGATGTGCAGCAACTACTGGGGGATTTAGGCTACTATTATGGCGCTCCGACTGGGACTGTTGGCACATTAACAAGAAATGCTGTTGTGGAGTTCCAACGAGACAATAAACTCACAGCCGATGGCATTATTGATGCCCAACTTGTAAAAGCTGTTCGTCAAGTCTGGACAGCAAGATATTCTAATCAACCAACTAGGGTAGTTCTCTCAATGGGTGCAAAGGGAGAAAATGTCAAAGCAGTCCAAGAGCGTTTGTCGCAATTAGGATATTTTAATCGCTCATTAGATGGGGTGTTTGGCGAATATACCAAAGCGGCTGTAGTGGAATTTCAAAAGGAATATCGCTTAAATCCTACGGGTAAAGTAGATGCACAAACTTGGCAAGCACTAGGTTTTGATAATTCTGTGGCGCTAAATCGTCCTGTGAGCAATCGTTATTATGTAGCAGCAGTACCACTGCAAAATAGCGATACCCTCGACAAAGTGCGTCGCTTTGTTCCCAACGCTTTCCCAGATGTTTCTATGTCAGGAAATTATGTGAATGCTGGGGCATTTAGCGATCGCTCTGTTGCCGAAAATCTCACAAAAATGTTACGCTCCAAAGGCTTAAATGCCAAAGTACAATTTCTCTAA
- a CDS encoding glycosyltransferase family 4 protein: MNKTENDSSHQLIINLSILLAKPTGISNYAQNLFPYLKSLNPTLLTAYNYPEFNCYSVPNNLTPADGTKGHFNRILWTQFQLPKIYRELKSHFLFSPLPEAPLYSNCRFVVMSHDLIPLRFPKRFSPLTPYHRYYIPQVLKQAQHIICNSQATADDIVSFYQIPASKITPIPLAHDRTHFRHLNLPTRNYFLYIGRQDPYKNLQRLMNAFAALPNHQDYELWLAGPTDARYTPILQLQVEELGITHQVKFLNYVDYQELPSIINRAIALVFPSLWEGFGFPVLEAMACGTPVITSNLSSLPEVAGDAAILMNPYNIAEITEAMQLLATNSELRSHLSIKGIARANLFSWENTGKATAEVLARYL; this comes from the coding sequence ATGAATAAAACAGAGAATGACTCATCCCATCAGCTAATTATTAACTTATCGATACTTTTAGCTAAACCAACAGGCATCAGTAACTATGCCCAAAATCTTTTTCCTTATTTAAAATCTCTAAATCCTACTTTATTAACTGCCTATAATTACCCTGAGTTTAATTGCTATTCTGTACCAAATAATCTGACTCCTGCTGATGGTACAAAAGGGCATTTTAACCGCATATTGTGGACGCAGTTTCAATTACCTAAAATTTATAGGGAATTAAAATCGCATTTTTTATTTTCGCCTCTACCGGAAGCACCTCTATATAGTAACTGTCGTTTTGTCGTGATGTCTCACGATTTAATACCGTTGCGCTTTCCTAAACGCTTTTCACCACTAACGCCATATCATCGTTACTATATTCCCCAAGTCCTAAAACAAGCACAGCATATTATTTGTAATTCTCAAGCTACGGCTGATGATATTGTTAGTTTTTACCAAATTCCAGCTAGTAAAATTACTCCTATTCCCTTAGCGCACGATCGCACCCATTTTCGTCATCTCAATTTACCAACTCGCAACTACTTTCTCTACATTGGTCGGCAAGACCCTTATAAAAATTTACAACGCTTGATGAATGCCTTTGCTGCACTCCCAAACCATCAAGATTATGAACTATGGTTAGCAGGGCCAACCGATGCACGTTACACCCCTATTTTGCAATTACAAGTTGAGGAATTAGGTATCACTCATCAAGTCAAGTTTCTCAACTATGTTGATTATCAAGAATTACCCAGTATTATTAATCGTGCGATCGCACTGGTGTTTCCTAGTCTGTGGGAAGGCTTTGGTTTCCCTGTTCTAGAAGCAATGGCTTGCGGTACACCAGTCATCACCTCGAACCTTTCGTCTTTACCTGAAGTTGCTGGGGATGCCGCAATTTTAATGAATCCCTACAATATTGCAGAAATTACTGAAGCGATGCAATTGCTGGCGACAAATTCAGAATTGCGATCGCATCTCTCTATTAAAGGTATCGCCAGAGCAAATTTATTTAGTTGGGAAAACACAGGAAAAGCTACTGCTGAAGTTTTAGCACGCTATTTGTGA
- a CDS encoding SH3 domain-containing protein, with amino-acid sequence MLSGLLKLILGFILAIAVLLGTGMTVALYFINQTAIPPNKPIFANDNPSLKNRATNEPKNDSVITPESEATPTPSATPTKSPEKLPPGAYQGRVTWSDGLSLRAEPNQSAEKVGGVTFNQKIIVLEENPDKTWVKIRTEGSDQEGWVKIGNIERTN; translated from the coding sequence ATGCTTTCTGGTCTACTGAAATTAATACTAGGTTTTATCTTAGCGATCGCCGTTTTATTAGGTACAGGTATGACGGTGGCACTTTATTTCATCAATCAAACTGCCATACCGCCCAATAAACCGATTTTTGCCAATGATAATCCTTCTTTGAAAAACCGAGCCACCAACGAACCTAAAAACGATTCTGTCATCACACCTGAATCTGAAGCCACTCCAACCCCCTCAGCAACTCCTACAAAATCTCCTGAAAAATTACCCCCTGGTGCTTATCAAGGGCGTGTTACTTGGTCTGACGGCTTAAGTTTACGTGCCGAACCTAATCAGTCAGCCGAAAAAGTTGGTGGAGTAACTTTCAATCAAAAAATCATCGTTTTGGAAGAAAACCCTGATAAAACTTGGGTGAAGATTCGCACAGAAGGTAGCGACCAAGAAGGTTGGGTAAAAATTGGCAACATTGAACGTACCAACTAA
- the cysC gene encoding adenylyl-sulfate kinase codes for MKNLGFTLWFTGLSGAGKTTISQGVALELKARGSRVEILDGDVVRTHLSQGLGFSKQDRDTNVCRIGFVASLLSRNQVVAIVAAISPFRDSRAQVRQMNDNFIEVYVKASLEACEQRDVKGLYALARAGKIPEFTGIDSPYEEPLNPEIVCNTQQENITESINKVIKYLETREYIRATSVSSEKPSLTA; via the coding sequence ATGAAAAATTTAGGATTTACTTTGTGGTTTACTGGACTTTCTGGTGCTGGCAAAACCACAATTTCACAAGGTGTTGCATTGGAATTAAAAGCAAGAGGTTCTCGTGTCGAAATCCTCGATGGGGATGTAGTGCGGACTCATCTATCTCAGGGTTTAGGGTTTAGTAAACAAGACAGAGATACAAATGTCTGTCGGATTGGATTTGTTGCTAGTTTGTTGAGTCGTAATCAAGTTGTTGCTATTGTTGCAGCAATTAGTCCTTTTAGAGACAGCCGCGCTCAAGTCCGGCAGATGAATGATAACTTTATTGAAGTTTATGTCAAAGCATCTTTAGAAGCTTGTGAACAAAGGGATGTCAAAGGATTGTATGCTTTAGCGAGAGCCGGAAAAATCCCAGAATTTACAGGAATTGATAGCCCCTATGAAGAACCTTTAAATCCAGAAATTGTTTGTAATACTCAGCAAGAAAATATTACAGAAAGTATTAATAAAGTTATCAAATATTTAGAAACAAGGGAATATATTCGAGCCACTTCAGTTAGTAGTGAAAAACCCAGTTTGACAGCATAA
- a CDS encoding type II toxin-antitoxin system Phd/YefM family antitoxin: MSFNLRNIHPLSDFQRSAKTFLNTLKDTQSPIVLTVNGKAAVVVQDAESYQRLLERIELLESLARIRKSIDEFEQGQGIPLDEAFQQLRQKYDIPD; encoded by the coding sequence ATGTCTTTTAACCTTCGCAACATTCATCCTTTATCTGACTTTCAACGAAGTGCTAAAACCTTTTTAAACACCCTGAAAGACACCCAATCACCTATAGTTTTGACGGTGAATGGTAAAGCCGCAGTTGTTGTCCAAGATGCTGAAAGCTATCAACGCTTGCTAGAACGCATAGAACTTTTAGAATCTTTAGCCAGAATTCGCAAAAGTATAGATGAATTTGAGCAGGGGCAAGGAATTCCTTTGGACGAAGCCTTTCAGCAATTGCGCCAAAAGTATGACATACCGGATTGA
- a CDS encoding glycosyltransferase codes for MIYFLTVNYYSTNLLTKLINSLPSSNHSNYKLIIVNNSSDDTEINSLRNQCVQIIHAETNIGFGQACNLGIKYIYQENKQAIIWIINPDAYLQENSLATAQIFFDSHSELSIIGSIIYTPTGEVWFGGGNFIPATGVIFSQDMLTNTDIDYITCDWVSGCSLIINLGNFSEIPLFDPAYFLYYEDFDFCRRYAQQGYLVAVTKKFSVIHQPSSITNRNMFLKLKYSTYSYLLTLEKYTNKTVQIVRLARLILYSFILFPIKPQMALGKINGVLIYLRRYPHQS; via the coding sequence ATGATTTACTTTTTAACAGTTAACTATTACTCGACTAATCTGTTAACTAAATTAATTAATTCGTTACCCTCCAGTAATCACAGTAATTATAAACTCATTATTGTCAATAATTCCTCTGATGATACTGAGATTAATAGTCTCAGAAATCAATGTGTGCAGATTATCCATGCTGAAACTAATATTGGTTTTGGTCAGGCTTGTAACTTGGGTATAAAATATATTTATCAAGAAAATAAGCAAGCAATTATTTGGATAATTAACCCTGATGCTTATTTACAAGAAAATTCTTTAGCAACAGCCCAGATATTTTTTGATTCTCATTCTGAACTATCAATTATTGGTTCTATAATTTATACACCTACAGGTGAAGTCTGGTTTGGCGGTGGTAATTTTATTCCTGCTACTGGTGTTATTTTCAGCCAAGATATGTTAACAAATACAGATATAGATTACATTACTTGTGATTGGGTTTCGGGCTGTAGTTTAATTATTAATTTAGGCAACTTCTCAGAAATACCTTTATTTGATCCAGCATACTTTCTTTATTATGAAGACTTTGATTTTTGTAGACGTTATGCCCAACAAGGGTATTTGGTAGCAGTCACAAAAAAATTTAGTGTCATTCATCAGCCTTCTTCCATTACCAATCGCAATATGTTCCTGAAACTTAAATACAGCACATACAGCTATTTATTAACATTAGAAAAATATACAAATAAAACAGTACAAATAGTTAGATTAGCTAGACTAATTCTGTATTCTTTCATTTTATTCCCGATTAAACCACAGATGGCATTAGGAAAAATAAATGGTGTGTTAATCTATTTGAGGCGATATCCACATCAGAGCTAG
- a CDS encoding class I SAM-dependent methyltransferase — MKKEEYIEKLYSNRFNPQQKKTKIILWRALIEEFLQKHIGKNSVVLDIGGGYCEFINNIQAREKYLIDINPDSQLFANPDVNVINLNILDIEEQKRIKTSFDRIFISNFFEHLNNKEELIEILLFCFKYLNPGGSILIIQPNFKYSFKEYYDFIDHQLPITHLALQELLHTLGFKIDILIPRFLPYSTKGRPGSPHLLKLYLKLPFIWNLLGGQMFIKASKPT; from the coding sequence ATGAAAAAAGAAGAGTATATTGAAAAACTTTACTCTAATCGTTTCAATCCTCAACAGAAAAAGACAAAAATAATACTTTGGAGAGCTTTAATTGAAGAGTTTCTACAAAAACATATAGGAAAAAATTCTGTAGTTTTAGATATTGGAGGAGGTTATTGCGAATTTATTAATAATATTCAAGCAAGAGAAAAGTATTTAATAGATATCAACCCCGATTCTCAACTATTTGCCAATCCTGATGTCAATGTTATTAACCTAAATATTTTGGATATAGAAGAACAGAAGAGGATAAAAACAAGCTTCGATAGGATATTTATTTCAAACTTTTTTGAACATTTAAATAATAAGGAAGAGCTAATTGAAATTCTATTATTTTGTTTTAAATACCTCAACCCTGGAGGTTCAATATTAATTATTCAGCCTAACTTTAAATATTCTTTTAAGGAATATTATGACTTTATTGATCATCAACTACCAATTACTCACCTTGCACTTCAAGAATTATTACATACTCTAGGATTTAAAATTGATATTTTAATTCCTAGATTTTTGCCATATTCAACTAAAGGCAGACCAGGCTCACCTCATCTTTTAAAACTATACCTCAAATTACCATTTATTTGGAATTTGCTCGGAGGGCAGATGTTTATTAAAGCATCCAAACCAACATAA
- a CDS encoding dienelactone hydrolase family protein: MSELAISTSWVKLSQNNLQISAYLAQPQEPGTYPGIVVIQEIFGVNSHIRDVTERIAKLGYVAIAPALFDRFAPGFETGYTPEDVEVGRKYAWEQTTASQLLSDIQSAIDYLKTLPQVKQNAIGCIGFCFGGHVAYLAATLPDIKATASFYGARITNSTPGGGAATLTRTPEIPGTLYAFFGMADASIPKAQTEEIEAELEKYKIPHRVFRYDGADHGFFCDHRASYNPTAAADAWIQVQQLFSQLN; encoded by the coding sequence ATGTCAGAACTAGCAATCAGCACTTCATGGGTGAAGCTTTCACAAAATAATTTGCAAATTTCGGCTTACTTGGCGCAACCACAAGAACCCGGTACTTATCCCGGAATTGTGGTAATACAAGAAATTTTTGGTGTTAATAGCCATATTCGAGATGTGACCGAGCGAATTGCCAAGTTAGGGTATGTTGCGATCGCACCTGCGTTGTTTGATCGGTTCGCTCCCGGTTTTGAAACGGGTTACACCCCAGAAGATGTTGAAGTTGGCAGAAAATACGCTTGGGAGCAAACTACAGCATCACAATTACTCAGCGATATTCAATCAGCCATTGATTATCTCAAAACTCTACCCCAAGTCAAACAAAACGCCATTGGTTGTATTGGCTTTTGTTTTGGTGGTCATGTAGCCTACCTAGCGGCTACTCTCCCAGATATCAAAGCTACTGCATCTTTTTACGGTGCGAGGATTACTAATAGCACACCGGGAGGTGGTGCTGCTACTTTGACGCGGACTCCAGAAATTCCCGGCACACTCTACGCCTTTTTTGGAATGGCAGATGCCAGCATTCCCAAGGCACAAACTGAAGAAATTGAAGCAGAGTTAGAAAAATACAAAATTCCTCATCGTGTCTTCCGCTACGATGGAGCTGACCACGGATTTTTTTGCGATCATCGTGCCAGCTATAATCCAACAGCTGCTGCTGATGCTTGGATTCAGGTACAACAATTGTTTAGTCAATTGAACTGA
- a CDS encoding glycosyltransferase family 2 protein, translated as MNAIFNQSIAVDKLLIVDNSIQQPLLHLANQENIIVKFHPENIGIGAGLTLAIKWAIEEDYDFLWAFDQDSVAHKDCLIRLISTYKTLTKSDYLIGILAPAAFDQRSNKSVDGAIFDQYRFLAYKPLSEEQYYECDSPITSGSLIVLNAAKKISYPRADLFIDGVDLDYGLRLKQQGFHNLIVPQAIMYHNFGNPIKINFLQKERYIQKYSALRHYYICRNHTYLETRYAQGYYRLTSVLWRIKYMLSTMFWIMFYDLNLEHKYLKLWACLLGTYHGLKGKLGKTWT; from the coding sequence ATTAATGCAATTTTTAATCAATCTATAGCTGTTGATAAGCTACTCATAGTAGATAACTCCATACAACAACCTTTACTTCATCTTGCAAATCAAGAAAATATTATCGTCAAGTTTCATCCCGAAAATATAGGAATTGGTGCAGGACTAACTTTGGCAATTAAATGGGCAATTGAGGAAGACTATGATTTCTTATGGGCTTTTGATCAGGATAGTGTAGCCCATAAAGATTGTTTAATTAGACTTATAAGTACTTACAAAACTCTTACTAAGTCTGATTATTTAATTGGGATACTTGCGCCAGCCGCATTTGATCAGAGAAGTAATAAAAGCGTTGATGGAGCAATATTTGATCAATATCGCTTTCTTGCTTATAAACCTTTAAGTGAGGAGCAATATTATGAATGCGATTCACCTATTACTTCTGGTTCATTAATCGTTTTGAATGCAGCCAAAAAAATTAGTTATCCTCGTGCAGATTTATTCATTGATGGTGTTGACCTTGATTACGGCTTGCGACTAAAACAACAAGGTTTCCATAATCTGATTGTCCCTCAAGCCATCATGTATCACAATTTTGGTAATCCTATTAAAATAAATTTTCTCCAAAAAGAGCGTTACATACAAAAATACTCAGCTTTACGGCACTATTATATCTGTCGTAATCATACTTACTTAGAAACTCGTTATGCTCAAGGCTATTATCGTTTAACAAGTGTACTATGGCGGATAAAATATATGCTGAGTACTATGTTTTGGATTATGTTTTATGATTTGAATTTGGAGCATAAATATCTCAAACTCTGGGCTTGTCTATTGGGAACTTATCATGGTTTAAAAGGTAAACTTGGAAAAACTTGGACATGA